Proteins encoded by one window of Rutidosis leptorrhynchoides isolate AG116_Rl617_1_P2 chromosome 7, CSIRO_AGI_Rlap_v1, whole genome shotgun sequence:
- the LOC139859654 gene encoding uncharacterized protein — MYADTAERIKVCQEFQLHAPVSRVPQHPMIPITSPWPFCKWAIDIVGPFLKGAGNAEYLVVAIDFFTKWVEAKPLRSITKVIIPAEITVPTKRILSYSEGENDERLRTNLNYAEERREMAAIREATNKQRIAKYYDKRIRARTYKVGDLVWRDNQASRAQNTRKLGPNWEGPYKVIGISNTKTYKLAELKGNPIKRTWNATALKK; from the exons ATGTACGCTGACACAGCAGAGAGGATAAAAGTTTGCCAAGAATTCCAATTGCACGCACCCGTTAGCAGGGTGCCACAACACCCCATGATACCCATCACGTCACCGTGGCCGTTCTGCAAATGGGCTATAGATATAGTCGGACCTTTCCTAAAGGGCGCAGGGAATGCTGAATACCTAGTGGTCGCTATTGACTTCTTTACCAAATGGGTGGAAGCGAAACCCCTGCGCAGCATCACCA AGGTGATAATCCCTGCAGAAATAACAGTTCCAACGAAAAGAATTCTGTCATACAGTGAAGGTGAAAATGACGAAAGGCTGCGCACTAATCTAAATTATGCAGAGGAGCGCAGGGAAATGGCAGCGATCCGCGAAGCCACCAACAAGCAACGCATTGCAAAATATTACGACAAGCGCATAAGGGCAAGAACTTACAAGGTAGGAGATCTTGTGTGGCGTGACAACCAAGCGAGTAGGGCCCAAAACACTAGGAAGTTGGGGCCAAactgggaaggaccttataaggtcattGGGATCAGTAACACTAAAACTTACAAACTGGCAGAGCTTAAGGGAAATCCAATCAAGCGGACCTGGAATGCTACCGCGCTTAAAAAATGA